One genomic segment of Hallerella porci includes these proteins:
- the rpsD gene encoding 30S ribosomal protein S4, whose product MSTYRGPKAKVARSLGLATTPKTQKVLDRRKFGPGQHGQDRKKSASVYKQQLVEKQRLRFTYNISEAQMAKTYAEANRRDGSAGDNLMVLLETRLDALVFRMGFARTIFAARQYVAHGHFSVNGVRSFSPSRLIKAGDVIAVRERSKNHVQIKEALENAPAAPEYLSVDKDKMEGKLVATPLRTQIPVQLQEQLVVEYYSR is encoded by the coding sequence ATGTCTACTTATCGTGGACCAAAAGCTAAGGTCGCCCGCTCTCTCGGGCTCGCAACCACCCCTAAGACCCAAAAGGTTCTGGACCGTCGTAAATTCGGTCCGGGTCAACATGGCCAGGATCGCAAGAAGTCTGCTTCCGTTTACAAGCAACAGCTCGTCGAAAAGCAGCGCCTTCGTTTCACCTACAACATTTCCGAAGCTCAGATGGCGAAGACTTATGCCGAAGCCAACCGTCGCGACGGTTCTGCTGGTGATAACTTGATGGTTCTTCTCGAAACCCGCTTAGACGCTCTCGTCTTCCGCATGGGTTTTGCTCGCACCATTTTTGCAGCACGTCAGTATGTCGCTCACGGTCATTTCTCCGTGAACGGTGTTCGCAGCTTCTCTCCGAGCCGCCTCATCAAGGCTGGCGACGTGATCGCTGTCCGCGAACGTTCGAAGAATCACGTTCAGATTAAGGAAGCTCTGGAAAACGCTCCGGCAGCTCCGGAATATCTGTCTGTGGATAAGGATAAGATGGAAGGCAAGTTGGTCGCAACACCGCTTCGCACTCAGATTCCGGTTCAGCTCCAAGAACAGCTCGTGGTCGAATACTACTCTCGTTAA
- a CDS encoding glycosyl hydrolase family 28-related protein, with protein sequence MIRFSLLVLLSVSALFAQIQFPHGSGVVDITKPPYNAKSDGKSDVTEIIQQALDDHANGDYIIYLPNGIYRISRQLSWPQADKEEDSYRRTILQGESMGGTHLIMSDNAYGFDNPDAPRAMLYTGMGNYAHNRNAIRDLTLHTGKGNPGIIGVRFNANYQGTLLNLKIFADDGNGVAGIDMNYTDNIGPLFVKNVEIHGFDVGILTGFPMYGMTFEHITLFGQKKYGIENHDQVLTIRNLRSHNAVPAVVNYGENALLTMIGGALEYTGKKKAKFAAIYNEGFLFARDIATSRYAKAIDDRGPASGDGVEGSEIIEYSSDLPTNLCHSPLYSFKLLAAETLVPMEQSADQWVGIQGDYGGTQGTGSDDSKAIQQAIDDGAETIYFPPGGRYTINKDIHVRNRVRRLIGTEATIDGTGKFIIEGSAFKEITIERFGEFGAGILHKSPQTLILKNIKIKDYESEKGAGDLYIEDANINHIVINYQRVWARSLYMDNDRKTKIENNGGTLWVLGLTANNGNTVLHNRAHGEAELIGVHVISNRKAKYFPMFVNDSASISVEGLRETLIQGNAFPKIAEETRNGSTKTLTSEDLLKNPSGGTMMTLFVGYIPKVGSNEPPEVEGGSDLILLQNDIVKLSGKVYDDGRGAKGYCKDPVQWKKLSGPGRVVFSNEKDYETDVSFSYSGRYNITFTADDGEFKASDTSRIYVFDLRTSTRDHSGNGVASGRGMDTWISEFDSYTPHGDDSLLQIGYSKEGASAKVYLKFDISAVPGPVSDAALQLFMPPDPRYKNKKKPVEWNVFGLLEEPGKDFGDGMAPVDWQETELTWYSAPANQDGPGGAFVQRKNRGGGIDPRYTTFLGTIKPNPDSPFGTFIKTSSLTDFMKRKHKSQLYTFILTAVAPSDSSYFIYSRDAGKALAPVLYISYFDSNRTVSGAVTESAIQLSKVNINIVSLDCNFDLTIGEPQFVKIEIFNEAGKFIQQICGRELESEKKYTFTFKAKNYPTGKYTLKVSGESFSKEEKFYILN encoded by the coding sequence TTGATCCGTTTTTCTTTGCTCGTTCTGCTTTCTGTTTCTGCGCTTTTTGCTCAGATTCAATTTCCGCATGGTTCAGGCGTCGTCGATATTACGAAGCCTCCTTATAATGCAAAATCCGACGGAAAATCCGACGTTACCGAAATCATTCAGCAAGCTTTGGACGATCACGCAAACGGCGATTATATCATTTATTTGCCAAACGGAATTTACCGCATTTCGCGTCAATTAAGTTGGCCGCAAGCCGACAAAGAAGAAGATTCTTACCGCAGAACAATTCTTCAGGGCGAAAGCATGGGCGGAACGCACCTCATCATGAGCGATAACGCCTACGGCTTTGATAATCCCGATGCGCCGCGTGCAATGCTTTATACCGGCATGGGAAATTATGCGCACAATCGAAATGCTATCCGCGATTTGACTCTGCACACGGGAAAAGGAAACCCCGGAATTATCGGCGTTCGTTTTAACGCAAACTATCAAGGCACCCTTCTCAATTTGAAAATTTTCGCAGACGACGGCAATGGCGTTGCGGGAATCGATATGAATTATACCGATAACATCGGTCCGCTTTTTGTGAAGAATGTGGAAATTCACGGATTTGATGTAGGCATTCTCACGGGATTTCCGATGTATGGAATGACCTTCGAACACATTACCCTTTTCGGGCAAAAAAAATACGGCATCGAAAATCACGATCAAGTTTTAACGATTCGCAATTTGCGGAGCCATAATGCGGTCCCCGCTGTCGTCAATTACGGTGAAAATGCCCTGCTCACGATGATCGGTGGCGCACTTGAATACACCGGAAAAAAGAAAGCAAAATTTGCCGCCATTTATAACGAAGGATTTCTCTTTGCCCGCGACATCGCAACAAGTCGCTACGCCAAAGCGATTGACGATCGCGGTCCCGCTTCGGGCGATGGCGTCGAAGGTTCTGAAATCATCGAATATTCTTCGGACTTGCCGACGAACCTTTGCCATTCCCCGCTTTATTCGTTTAAACTTTTGGCGGCAGAAACATTGGTCCCGATGGAACAATCCGCGGATCAATGGGTCGGCATTCAAGGCGATTACGGTGGAACACAAGGCACCGGTTCCGATGACTCGAAAGCGATTCAGCAAGCGATTGATGACGGCGCCGAAACCATTTATTTCCCGCCCGGAGGTCGCTACACAATCAACAAAGATATTCACGTTCGCAATCGCGTCCGCCGTTTAATCGGAACGGAAGCGACTATCGATGGCACCGGGAAATTCATCATCGAAGGCAGCGCATTTAAAGAAATTACAATTGAACGCTTTGGTGAATTTGGCGCAGGAATTTTGCACAAATCTCCGCAGACTTTAATTCTAAAAAATATCAAAATCAAAGATTACGAAAGCGAAAAAGGCGCTGGCGATTTATACATCGAAGACGCAAATATCAATCACATCGTAATCAATTATCAGCGGGTTTGGGCGCGCAGCCTTTACATGGACAATGACCGCAAAACAAAAATTGAAAACAACGGTGGAACTCTTTGGGTTTTGGGTTTAACCGCAAACAACGGCAACACGGTTTTGCACAACCGCGCTCACGGCGAAGCAGAACTCATCGGCGTCCACGTCATTTCAAACCGCAAAGCAAAATATTTTCCAATGTTCGTCAACGATTCGGCGAGCATCTCTGTCGAAGGCCTTCGCGAAACTCTTATTCAAGGAAATGCTTTCCCCAAAATCGCCGAAGAAACCCGCAACGGTTCAACGAAAACTTTGACTTCCGAAGATTTGCTCAAAAATCCTTCGGGCGGAACGATGATGACTCTCTTCGTCGGTTACATTCCCAAAGTCGGTTCAAACGAACCTCCCGAAGTTGAAGGCGGATCCGATTTGATTTTACTTCAAAACGATATTGTGAAACTTTCGGGAAAAGTTTACGATGACGGTCGCGGCGCCAAAGGCTATTGCAAAGATCCAGTGCAATGGAAAAAACTTTCGGGCCCGGGACGCGTTGTCTTCTCGAACGAAAAAGATTACGAAACCGATGTTTCCTTCTCGTATAGCGGACGCTACAACATCACATTTACCGCAGACGATGGCGAATTCAAAGCGAGCGATACTTCGCGCATTTACGTTTTCGATTTGCGGACAAGTACCCGCGACCACAGCGGAAACGGCGTCGCTTCGGGACGCGGCATGGACACTTGGATTTCGGAATTTGATAGTTACACGCCGCACGGCGACGATTCGCTTTTGCAAATCGGTTACAGCAAAGAAGGCGCAAGCGCCAAAGTCTATTTGAAGTTTGATATTTCGGCTGTGCCCGGTCCGGTTTCGGATGCAGCCCTTCAACTCTTTATGCCGCCCGATCCGCGTTACAAGAACAAGAAGAAGCCCGTCGAATGGAATGTCTTCGGCCTTTTGGAAGAACCCGGAAAAGATTTTGGCGACGGCATGGCACCTGTCGATTGGCAAGAAACCGAACTCACTTGGTATTCGGCGCCCGCAAACCAAGACGGTCCAGGCGGAGCATTTGTACAACGGAAAAATCGCGGCGGCGGAATAGATCCGCGCTACACGACATTCCTCGGAACGATTAAACCGAATCCGGATTCTCCATTCGGCACATTCATTAAAACTTCAAGCCTTACCGACTTTATGAAACGCAAACATAAGTCGCAGCTTTACACATTTATTTTGACCGCAGTCGCTCCGAGCGATTCGAGCTATTTCATTTATTCGCGCGATGCCGGGAAAGCGCTTGCGCCCGTCCTTTACATTAGCTACTTTGATTCGAACCGCACCGTGAGCGGCGCCGTCACCGAAAGCGCAATTCAACTTTCGAAAGTCAACATCAACATCGTTTCTCTCGATTGCAATTTTGATTTGACCATCGGCGAACCGCAATTTGTGAAAATTGAAATTTTCAATGAAGCCGGAAAATTCATCCAGCAGATTTGCGGACGCGAACTCGAAAGCGAAAAGAAATACACTTTCACATTCAAAGCGAAAAACTATCCCACCGGAAAATACACGCTCAAAGTTTCGGGGGAATCGTTTAGCAAAGAAGAAAAATTTTACATCTTGAATTAA
- the argF gene encoding ornithine carbamoyltransferase encodes MTDRNKHLLRLADWSEERILETVDIAIRLKKEVHNGQYSDRLHGQNIGMFFEKPSLRTITTFQVGMNQLGGSAVLLSPDSIGLGKRESIHDVACCLSRWVNALVVRCFKQELVEKLAEYGSIPVINALTDDYHPCQAFAFAQTIKEQIGDYAGKTIAFIGDGNNVANSFLVLCAKLGMNFTLACPEGYEQPNSVIREMEPLFKKRGTQYRVFHDPKEAVKDADILYSDVWVSMGQEGEKATKQSHFLPFQINDDLLKLAPAHCKVSHCLPAHRGEEITDSVMDNPKVNLAFEEAENRLHAHKAVLWQLL; translated from the coding sequence ATGACCGACAGAAATAAACATCTTTTACGTCTCGCCGACTGGAGCGAGGAACGCATCCTCGAAACGGTCGATATCGCCATTCGCCTGAAAAAAGAAGTCCACAACGGACAGTATTCCGATCGTCTTCACGGTCAGAATATCGGCATGTTCTTCGAAAAACCTTCTCTCCGAACCATTACGACTTTCCAAGTGGGCATGAATCAGCTCGGCGGTTCTGCCGTGCTCCTTTCTCCGGATTCCATCGGACTCGGTAAACGCGAAAGTATTCACGATGTAGCGTGCTGCCTTTCTCGTTGGGTGAACGCTTTAGTCGTTCGCTGCTTTAAGCAAGAACTCGTCGAAAAACTCGCCGAATACGGTTCCATTCCCGTGATCAATGCTTTAACCGACGATTATCATCCGTGCCAAGCTTTTGCTTTTGCTCAAACGATTAAAGAACAAATCGGCGATTATGCGGGCAAAACGATTGCGTTTATCGGCGATGGCAATAACGTTGCCAATTCTTTCCTCGTTCTCTGCGCCAAGCTCGGAATGAACTTTACTCTCGCTTGCCCCGAAGGCTATGAACAGCCGAATTCCGTCATCCGCGAAATGGAACCGCTCTTTAAAAAGCGCGGCACCCAATACCGCGTTTTCCACGACCCGAAAGAAGCGGTCAAAGACGCCGATATTCTTTATAGCGATGTTTGGGTCAGCATGGGTCAAGAAGGCGAAAAAGCGACAAAGCAAAGTCACTTTTTACCTTTCCAAATCAACGATGATCTTTTGAAACTCGCACCGGCACATTGCAAAGTGAGCCACTGCCTCCCCGCTCACCGCGGCGAAGAAATTACGGATTCGGTGATGGATAATCCCAAAGTCAATTTGGCATTTGAAGAAGCCGAAAACCGTTTACACGCTCATAAAGCTGTGCTTTGGCAGTTGCTGTAA
- a CDS encoding leucine-rich repeat domain-containing protein, which translates to MNWKFIPEDSTIVFSGNGEFIEPDRYMWAGWNIAHVVLEEGITKIGSKFSQLFMEMKTLELPNSLTTISEDFIQSRTNLEYLKFPNNIDSLPGWTISNSPTLKYAKLPSKLKKIKSNAFIQDTSLAYLEIPAGVKEIATLAVNEKNIQKLVLLSDSYYTNVENAFASLFQSHNAPLLVLVCGFEFSGKI; encoded by the coding sequence TTGAATTGGAAATTTATACCTGAAGACAGCACGATTGTTTTTAGCGGCAATGGAGAATTTATTGAACCAGATAGATATATGTGGGCTGGTTGGAATATTGCCCACGTTGTATTAGAAGAAGGGATTACCAAAATTGGAAGCAAATTTAGTCAGTTGTTTATGGAAATGAAAACGCTAGAACTGCCGAATTCATTGACAACAATTAGTGAAGATTTTATTCAGTCTAGAACAAACTTAGAATACCTTAAATTCCCAAACAACATTGATTCTTTACCAGGATGGACAATTTCGAATAGTCCAACATTAAAGTATGCAAAGTTGCCGAGCAAATTAAAAAAAATTAAATCGAATGCGTTTATACAAGATACTTCTTTGGCTTATTTAGAAATTCCTGCGGGGGTGAAAGAAATTGCAACTTTGGCGGTTAACGAAAAAAATATTCAAAAATTAGTTCTTTTAAGCGATTCTTATTATACGAATGTGGAGAACGCTTTTGCTTCTCTATTTCAGTCGCATAACGCTCCTTTGCTTGTGCTTGTGTGTGGATTCGAGTTTAGTGGAAAAATATAA
- a CDS encoding leucine-rich repeat domain-containing protein, producing the protein MDSSLVEKYKTALNSSSYSNISVEAVKTNLDYNESKKILTIETNRNLFENPIEESAFKTGKEKNATTIAFKNSPMGAIDADVFNSYPNLKTIYFDDESANITLQLLGKIKNPSALSLQFESFDGAQNFLKLASENWHQLNWQLHFAVNDSLYFDYDLKNQILTIGGKGAIPDYDIASTPWYLAADSVKKIVVKEGITEIGNYALNNLKYTSLTLPKSLRTIKTNAIGNSDLDSLIIPEGVETIEANAVFWCRNLKYIKLPKSLKTMEMSPFGFSSEKILKIDMPESMAMTAIPELFAGDASLMTSITLPNNITRIEAKAFSSSGLKSIQLPDSIKTISESAFETCKNLKSVVIPKNIKSIEASAFANNPNLDSIVIFAAEPPVTSQSAFNAISENAKVYVPYGTLKLYQAEIPYSSMKLVEMAKTAIVKNRVRITKVEIQDGRILNAACKNLSVYNLNGTKIYSGNDAQISVPTKGIYLVKTRN; encoded by the coding sequence GTGGATTCGAGTTTAGTGGAAAAATATAAGACGGCTTTGAATTCATCTTCGTATTCTAACATTTCTGTTGAAGCGGTTAAAACGAATTTGGATTATAATGAATCGAAAAAGATTTTAACGATTGAAACCAACCGCAACCTTTTTGAAAATCCGATTGAAGAATCGGCATTTAAAACGGGAAAAGAAAAAAATGCGACGACGATTGCATTTAAAAATTCTCCAATGGGCGCAATTGATGCCGATGTTTTTAACAGCTATCCGAATTTAAAAACGATTTATTTTGATGATGAATCTGCCAACATTACTTTGCAATTATTAGGGAAAATTAAAAATCCCAGTGCGCTCTCGCTTCAATTTGAAAGTTTTGATGGCGCACAAAATTTTTTGAAGCTCGCTTCCGAAAATTGGCATCAGTTGAATTGGCAACTTCATTTTGCGGTAAATGATTCGCTTTATTTCGATTATGATTTAAAAAATCAAATTTTAACGATTGGCGGAAAAGGCGCAATTCCTGATTATGATATTGCTTCTACTCCTTGGTATTTGGCTGCAGATTCCGTGAAAAAAATTGTGGTGAAAGAAGGTATTACAGAAATTGGAAATTACGCTTTGAATAATTTAAAATACACATCGCTCACTTTGCCGAAATCGCTTAGAACGATTAAGACAAACGCTATCGGAAACTCGGATTTAGATTCTTTAATTATTCCCGAAGGCGTCGAAACGATTGAAGCGAATGCTGTATTTTGGTGCAGAAATTTGAAGTATATCAAATTGCCGAAAAGTTTAAAGACAATGGAGATGTCACCATTTGGTTTTTCAAGCGAAAAAATTTTGAAAATTGATATGCCCGAATCGATGGCGATGACGGCGATTCCCGAATTATTTGCAGGGGATGCGTCTCTAATGACTTCAATTACTTTGCCGAATAATATTACGCGCATCGAAGCGAAGGCGTTTAGCTCTTCGGGCCTCAAGTCAATTCAACTGCCGGATTCGATTAAGACGATTTCGGAAAGCGCATTTGAAACATGCAAAAATTTAAAGAGCGTCGTGATTCCTAAAAATATCAAGAGTATTGAAGCTTCGGCTTTTGCCAATAATCCAAATTTAGATAGCATTGTGATTTTTGCAGCGGAACCGCCTGTGACTTCCCAAAGCGCATTCAATGCTATCTCTGAAAATGCAAAAGTTTATGTGCCTTACGGAACATTAAAATTGTATCAAGCAGAAATTCCATACAGTTCGATGAAACTCGTGGAAATGGCAAAAACGGCGATTGTGAAAAATCGAGTCCGCATTACCAAAGTGGAAATTCAAGACGGTAGAATTTTAAATGCCGCGTGCAAAAATCTTTCGGTTTACAATTTAAATGGCACCAAAATTTATAGCGGAAACGATGCGCAAATTTCCGTTCCTACCAAAGGAATTTACTTGGTGAAAACGAGAAATTAA
- a CDS encoding HAD-IIA family hydrolase — MEAFEREIYKHYFQVGGFRPMPNQTKTVDLDFLLENYEAFFFDAFGTFYCRDNFLYPGAVAMYQKVRQSGKPMRLVTNAASSAIEKMVEHLAQLKIPFAASEIISSGTLFENLAKEQKIREAFYIGKEDGKAHLMQAGVSISDSPKENTVIISSQGKSEFIWENALRILQKPNAKLIVLNPDAWAPRNNGNREGVSGCYAHRLFLETHPQVFYLGKPFREIFEKAKNSLPQKMKIIMIGDTLATDIGGAMNAGIDAAILLGRNQPEKEFQADSEFLQVQPKYILQLRDDATAIKI; from the coding sequence ATGGAAGCTTTCGAGCGCGAAATTTACAAGCACTACTTTCAAGTCGGCGGTTTCCGTCCGATGCCCAATCAAACCAAAACGGTTGACCTCGATTTTCTTCTCGAAAATTACGAGGCCTTTTTCTTTGATGCGTTCGGCACATTTTATTGCCGCGATAATTTTTTATATCCCGGCGCCGTAGCGATGTATCAAAAAGTGCGCCAAAGCGGAAAGCCGATGCGACTCGTGACAAATGCAGCATCGTCTGCGATAGAAAAAATGGTTGAACATCTTGCGCAATTAAAAATTCCTTTTGCCGCGTCTGAAATTATTTCTTCGGGAACTCTTTTTGAAAATTTAGCGAAAGAACAAAAAATTCGCGAAGCATTTTACATTGGAAAAGAAGACGGCAAAGCGCATTTAATGCAAGCGGGAGTTTCCATCAGCGATTCGCCGAAAGAAAATACCGTCATCATTTCGTCACAAGGAAAATCCGAATTCATTTGGGAAAATGCTCTTCGCATTTTACAGAAGCCAAACGCCAAACTGATTGTTTTAAATCCCGATGCGTGGGCGCCCCGCAATAACGGAAACCGCGAAGGAGTTTCGGGCTGTTATGCGCATCGCCTTTTTTTAGAAACGCATCCGCAAGTTTTTTATCTCGGGAAACCGTTTCGTGAAATTTTTGAAAAAGCAAAAAATTCTCTTCCGCAAAAAATGAAAATCATCATGATCGGCGATACTTTGGCAACCGATATCGGCGGCGCGATGAACGCAGGAATTGACGCGGCAATTCTTTTAGGACGCAATCAACCCGAAAAAGAATTTCAAGCGGATTCTGAATTTTTACAAGTGCAACCAAAATACATATTGCAGCTGCGCGACGACGCAACTGCAATAAAAATTTAA
- a CDS encoding aspartoacylase, with amino-acid sequence MNTIKNIVVAGGTHGNELTGIKIYQKWAKNFSAYQEKCPSAKLELVHTNIEASTVCRRYVDRDLNRSFANRLLALKNPTAYEIRRAQELNLRFGPKGENTKTDLIIDVHNTTANMGVCLILSTRDPFTMRASAELVYEFPNAFIYYQPEERGESPYFGTIAKADICLEVGPQPHGTLDAKLFFETEQVVTRYLELAEEWNRGTLQQKPKKKVDVYTQFKDIDYPRDAFGEITAMVHPNLREADYQEVKPGDPIFMTFDGKDVLYDGEFPVHPIFIDESAYYEKKLAMSLTTKTTEEW; translated from the coding sequence ATGAATACGATCAAAAATATCGTCGTCGCCGGCGGAACTCATGGAAACGAACTCACCGGCATTAAAATTTATCAGAAATGGGCAAAAAATTTTTCCGCTTATCAAGAAAAATGCCCGTCTGCAAAACTCGAACTCGTCCACACGAACATCGAAGCTTCTACAGTTTGCCGTCGTTATGTGGACCGCGATTTAAACCGCAGTTTTGCGAATCGACTTCTCGCGCTCAAAAATCCAACCGCTTACGAAATTCGTCGGGCGCAAGAATTGAATCTTCGCTTTGGACCGAAAGGCGAAAACACAAAAACCGATCTCATCATCGATGTGCACAACACGACTGCGAATATGGGCGTGTGCTTAATCCTTTCGACGCGCGATCCGTTCACGATGCGCGCAAGCGCAGAACTCGTTTACGAATTTCCGAATGCGTTCATCTATTATCAGCCCGAAGAACGCGGCGAATCGCCGTATTTCGGAACGATTGCGAAAGCGGATATTTGCTTAGAAGTGGGTCCGCAGCCGCACGGCACGTTAGACGCAAAACTTTTCTTCGAAACCGAACAAGTCGTCACTCGTTATCTTGAACTTGCCGAAGAATGGAACCGCGGCACTTTACAGCAAAAGCCCAAAAAGAAAGTCGATGTTTACACGCAATTTAAAGACATCGATTATCCGCGCGATGCCTTCGGCGAAATTACCGCGATGGTGCATCCGAATTTGCGCGAAGCCGACTATCAAGAAGTCAAACCGGGCGATCCGATTTTTATGACCTTCGACGGCAAAGATGTTCTTTACGATGGCGAATTTCCGGTGCATCCGATTTTCATCGATGAAAGCGCTTACTACGAAAAGAAACTCGCAATGAGTCTCACCACCAAAACGACCGAGGAATGGTAA
- a CDS encoding sodium-dependent transporter, with product MSTSRENWSSKLGVILAVAGSAVGLGNFLRFPVQAATNGGGTFIIPYLIAFLILGIPLSWIEWTLGRYAGILRHGTSPSAYDKIIDRPWGKYLGSLGLLPPLFIICYYVFIESWILAFAWYSLTGKLMAVVQAGEITQFFGNFISLQEKIGSIPAAIFFFAITFICNMVVILLGVRKGIERANKISMPILVIMGIILVIRVLTLPDISHGLAFMWNPDFSALLNPKIWLAAAGQVFFTMSLGMGIVFCYASYTKRHDDIALSSLSAGSANAFAEIILGGTIVIPLAVIVIGSNIEECAKMGTFGLAFQSMPLVFGKLPLGSLFMTIWFTMLFIAGVTSAISIIQPLISFCEDDLKISHKNSVLTVGTVSLIGGIIAIAGLAAGAVEELDFWGGSFFLVVLGAVQALIFTIILGKKRHRRDSIGFELLNDGSAIRLPKFFRIIIRFVCPAALILLLVAWIVHDGWNVLTMSNIKETAEANFFGFTMSQRSFILGFRIFLLALIGLLNGAIWYAWKSGRAQKHRRIH from the coding sequence ATGAGCACATCTCGAGAAAACTGGAGTTCAAAACTCGGTGTCATTCTCGCTGTCGCCGGAAGTGCCGTCGGACTCGGAAACTTTTTGCGTTTTCCGGTTCAGGCTGCAACAAATGGCGGCGGTACATTCATCATTCCGTACTTAATCGCATTCTTGATTCTCGGCATTCCACTTTCGTGGATTGAATGGACTCTTGGGCGTTATGCGGGAATTCTGCGTCACGGCACATCGCCGAGCGCATACGATAAAATCATCGACCGTCCGTGGGGAAAATATCTCGGTTCTCTCGGACTTTTGCCGCCGTTATTTATTATCTGCTATTATGTTTTCATCGAATCGTGGATTTTAGCTTTTGCTTGGTATTCCCTCACGGGAAAGCTGATGGCTGTCGTCCAAGCGGGAGAAATTACGCAATTCTTTGGAAATTTTATTTCGCTCCAAGAAAAAATCGGTTCCATTCCTGCGGCGATTTTCTTCTTTGCGATTACGTTTATCTGCAACATGGTCGTGATTCTTCTCGGAGTCCGCAAAGGAATTGAACGGGCGAATAAAATTTCGATGCCGATTCTCGTCATCATGGGAATCATCCTCGTTATCCGCGTTCTCACTCTCCCCGATATTAGTCACGGTCTTGCGTTTATGTGGAACCCCGATTTTTCGGCGCTTCTCAATCCGAAAATTTGGCTAGCCGCTGCGGGACAAGTCTTCTTTACGATGAGCCTCGGCATGGGCATTGTCTTCTGCTACGCTAGTTACACAAAACGCCACGATGACATTGCGCTCTCTTCGCTTTCGGCGGGTTCTGCAAACGCCTTCGCCGAAATTATTCTCGGCGGCACCATTGTGATTCCGCTCGCGGTTATCGTCATCGGATCGAATATCGAAGAATGCGCCAAGATGGGAACTTTTGGACTTGCGTTCCAAAGTATGCCTCTCGTTTTTGGAAAGCTTCCGCTCGGTTCTCTCTTTATGACGATTTGGTTTACAATGCTTTTTATCGCAGGCGTAACCAGTGCCATTTCGATTATTCAACCGCTGATTAGTTTCTGCGAAGACGATTTGAAAATTTCACACAAAAATTCCGTCCTTACCGTCGGAACGGTTTCGTTAATCGGTGGCATTATTGCGATTGCAGGCCTTGCCGCCGGAGCCGTTGAAGAACTCGATTTCTGGGGCGGCAGTTTCTTCCTCGTCGTTTTGGGCGCTGTACAAGCTCTCATTTTCACCATCATCCTCGGGAAAAAACGCCACAGACGCGATTCGATTGGATTTGAACTTTTGAACGATGGCAGCGCCATTCGTCTTCCGAAATTTTTCCGCATTATCATCCGCTTCGTTTGCCCCGCAGCTCTCATCCTTCTTTTGGTCGCGTGGATTGTTCACGACGGTTGGAATGTGCTCACGATGAGCAATATTAAAGAGACCGCAGAAGCGAATTTCTTCGGCTTTACGATGAGTCAAAGAAGTTTCATTTTAGGCTTCCGCATTTTCTTGCTCGCTCTCATCGGACTTTTGAATGGAGCCATTTGGTATGCGTGGAAGAGCGGCCGCGCACAAAAACATCGGAGGATTCACTAA
- a CDS encoding AzlD domain-containing protein — protein sequence MTGVTYLLRALPFILLKKELKSEFWNSFLAYIPYTVLAAMTVPAIFYATEHRLSGIAAFIAAVTASLLGRGLVIVACAATAAVLFVDGIIL from the coding sequence ATGACAGGGGTCACTTATCTCTTGCGCGCGCTCCCGTTTATTCTCCTCAAAAAAGAATTGAAAAGCGAATTTTGGAATTCTTTTTTGGCGTATATTCCTTATACGGTTTTAGCCGCAATGACCGTGCCCGCGATTTTTTACGCAACTGAACATCGTCTTTCGGGAATTGCTGCTTTTATCGCAGCGGTTACAGCTTCTTTACTCGGACGAGGTCTCGTTATCGTCGCCTGTGCGGCAACCGCAGCCGTTTTATTTGTGGATGGAATTATTTTATGA